TGATGAAGTGAATGGTTTTGCCTTTGGGGTAGGTATAGAACGTGTAACTATGCTTAGACACGGTATTGGAGATTTGAGAGCATTTTTTGAAAATGATATGAGGTTCTTAAAACAATTTAAGTAGAGTATACAAAAATATCTCATTACTATTATAATTGTAAAAATGAAAAATAAGTGAGTCTGCATTCTAAATTTTAGATAAAAAATCAAATAGAATGAGCCGAGTAATTGTCGGCGTGTTTGAAGCTGACTTGTTGGCAAGTTTTGCCGAAATTACAGCGAATTCTTGATTTTTTATCGTTAAGAAATTTAGCTAGCAATGAACTATTTTTCATTATTCATATCATTTAAAAAAATTGGAGGGAATATATAATGTTAATATCATTAAATTGGTTAAAACAATATGTGGATATAAAAGAAAGTGTTGAAGAAATAGCTAATGCCTTAACTATGATAGGACAAGAAGTTGAAGCTATTGATATCCAAGGAAAAGATTTAGGAAATGTTGTAATAGGACAAATAGTTGAGTTTGATAAACATCCCAATTCTGATAGATTGACTTTATTGAAAGTAAATGTGGGAGAAGAAGCTCCTTTACAAATAATCTGTGGTGCAACAAATCACAAATTAAATGACAAGGTAGTTGTTGCTAAAATAGGGGCAGTTTTACCTGGAAACTTTAAAATAAAAAAGAGCAAAATAAGAGATGTAGAGTCATTTGGAATGTTATGTTCAGATGCAGAGTTAGGTCTTGCAAAAGAAAGTGAAGGAATAATAATACTTCCTGAAGATGCTCCTATAGGAAAAGAATATAGAGAGTATGCAGGATTAAATGATGTAATATTTGAACTTGAAATCACACCTAATAGACCAGATTGTCTATCTCATATAGGTATAGCAAGAGAAGTTGCTGCTTACTATAATAGAAAGGTTAAATACCCTGTTATAGAAATGGCTGAAACTATCGAATCTGTAAATACAGTAATAAAAGTAAATATAGAAGATAAAGATAGATGCAAAAGATATATAGGTAGAGTAATAAAAAATGTTAAAATTAAAGAATCACCTGAATGGTTAAAAGCTAGAATCAGAGCTATGGGATTAAATCCTATAAATAATGTGGTTGACATTACAAACTTTGTAATGTTTGAATATAACCAACCTATGCATGCTTTTGATTTAGATAAAGTAGAAGGAAATATCACAATAAGAGCTGCTAAAGAAAATGAAGAAATAACAACTCTTGATGGTGTTGAAAGAGTTCTTAAAAATGGAGAACTTGTAATAGCTGATGATGAAAAAGCTATAGCAATTGGAGGAGTAATAGGAGGACAAAATACTCAAATAGATAGTGATACTAAAAATATCTTTGTTGAAGTAGCTTATTTCACACCTGAAAATATTAGAAAAGAATCAAGAGATTTAGGAATTTTTACAGATTCTGCATATAGAAATGAAAGAGGAATGGATATAGAAAATCTAGCTGTTGTTATGAACAGAGCAGTTTCTCTATTAGCTGAAGTCGCTGAAGGAGAAGTTCTCTCAGAAGTTATAGACAAATATGTAGAAAAACCTAAGAGAGCAGAAATATCATTAAATT
This portion of the Fusobacterium periodonticum 1_1_41FAA genome encodes:
- the pheT gene encoding phenylalanine--tRNA ligase subunit beta — translated: MLISLNWLKQYVDIKESVEEIANALTMIGQEVEAIDIQGKDLGNVVIGQIVEFDKHPNSDRLTLLKVNVGEEAPLQIICGATNHKLNDKVVVAKIGAVLPGNFKIKKSKIRDVESFGMLCSDAELGLAKESEGIIILPEDAPIGKEYREYAGLNDVIFELEITPNRPDCLSHIGIAREVAAYYNRKVKYPVIEMAETIESVNTVIKVNIEDKDRCKRYIGRVIKNVKIKESPEWLKARIRAMGLNPINNVVDITNFVMFEYNQPMHAFDLDKVEGNITIRAAKENEEITTLDGVERVLKNGELVIADDEKAIAIGGVIGGQNTQIDSDTKNIFVEVAYFTPENIRKESRDLGIFTDSAYRNERGMDIENLAVVMNRAVSLLAEVAEGEVLSEVIDKYVEKPKRAEISLNLEKLNKFIGKTLTYEEVGKILTHLDIELKPLGDGTMLLIPPSYRADLTRPADIYEEVIRMYGFENIEAKMPVMSIESGEENTNFKISRIVREILKELGLNEVINYSFIPKFTKELFNFGEEVIEIKNPLSEDMAVMRPTLLYSLIANVRDNINRNQTDLKLFEISKTFKKLGEGQNGLAIEDLKIALILSGREEKNLWNQSKSDYNFYDLKGYLEFLLERLNVTKYSLTRLTNNKNFHPGASAEIKIGEDVIGVLGELHPNLVNYFGIKREKVFFAELNLTSLLKYIKIKVNYETISKYPEVLRDLAITLDRAVLVGEMVKEIKKKVNLIEKIDIFDVYSGDKIDKDKKSVAMSIVLRDKNRTLTDEDIDKAMTAILELIKDKYNGEIRK